Proteins from a genomic interval of Vreelandella profundi:
- a CDS encoding TRAP transporter large permease, translating into MITFLILGCLVSLIGIGLSVAVSLGLVSVGFYALQGNFDILAMLPQRMFSATTGFTLLAIPFFILAGNLMNTGGITHRIFNFADACVGHIRGGLGQVNVLASLFFSGMSGAAVADAAGLGQVELKAMAERNYDPDFSAAITAASSTIGPVFPPSIPFVLYSSITGVSVAQLFLAGVVPGILMALALMLAVYIHALRHKMSRRDHIDWFEIGRSFLSALLSLLTPVIIIAGIFGGLFTPTEAGVMASAYALFLSMVVYREIKVSDLPSILWDTLTHTVRVMFVIAAAGFFGWLLIHQRVPNQLVETMLSFSTNPAIIMAIIVIILLILGMFLEGIAVIVLTVPLFFPVITQIGVDPVHFGVIMIMCSMVGLLTPPVGMVLFATSSIANITVGRLSRALVPYLIGLFAVLLAVVIFPEISTWLPRLVMNP; encoded by the coding sequence ATGATTACTTTCTTGATTTTAGGATGCCTTGTTAGTTTAATTGGGATAGGTCTCTCTGTTGCTGTTTCATTAGGCCTGGTTTCGGTAGGGTTCTATGCTCTTCAGGGTAATTTCGACATTCTCGCAATGTTGCCCCAGCGTATGTTTTCCGCTACGACAGGATTCACGCTTCTAGCCATACCCTTTTTTATCCTGGCTGGTAATCTTATGAACACCGGTGGGATAACGCATAGGATATTTAATTTTGCGGATGCATGTGTCGGTCATATCCGTGGCGGGTTAGGTCAAGTTAACGTGCTTGCCTCTCTGTTCTTTTCTGGCATGTCAGGAGCGGCCGTGGCGGATGCAGCTGGCCTTGGGCAAGTTGAGCTTAAGGCAATGGCAGAACGCAATTATGATCCGGATTTTTCTGCTGCCATTACCGCTGCATCATCGACTATTGGGCCAGTATTTCCACCGTCGATCCCTTTCGTTTTATATTCCTCCATTACGGGTGTTTCTGTTGCGCAGCTATTTCTAGCCGGGGTTGTACCCGGTATTTTAATGGCTTTAGCACTTATGCTAGCCGTTTATATTCATGCTTTACGCCACAAGATGTCTCGTCGTGATCATATTGATTGGTTCGAAATAGGGCGCAGTTTTTTATCTGCATTGTTATCGTTATTAACACCGGTTATTATCATCGCTGGCATATTTGGAGGGCTGTTTACGCCGACTGAAGCCGGTGTTATGGCAAGCGCATACGCTCTTTTTCTCTCGATGGTTGTTTATCGAGAAATTAAGGTTTCTGATCTTCCTTCTATTCTTTGGGATACATTAACTCATACCGTGCGCGTTATGTTTGTGATTGCCGCTGCTGGCTTTTTTGGATGGTTACTGATACATCAGAGAGTCCCGAATCAGTTGGTTGAAACAATGCTTTCATTTTCAACCAATCCCGCAATAATAATGGCGATTATCGTTATTATATTATTAATCCTCGGGATGTTTTTAGAAGGTATTGCTGTAATCGTATTAACGGTACCGCTATTTTTTCCTGTGATCACACAAATTGGTGTAGACCCCGTTCATTTTGGCGTCATTATGATTATGTGCTCGATGGTTGGTCTGCTCACACCTCCTGTAGGTATGGTCTTGTTTGCAACATCATCTATAGCGAATATTACCGTTGGCAGGCTGTCACGTGCGTTGGTTCCTTATCTAATCGGTCTTTTTGCCGTTTTGTTAGCGGTTGTAATATTTCCTGAAATATCAACTTGGCTTCCTAGGCTGGTAATGAATCCATGA